A region of Thermovibrio ammonificans HB-1 DNA encodes the following proteins:
- a CDS encoding DHH family phosphoesterase, with the protein MSKRLSREETAELIKGMKGRIAVTTHKNPDGDAVGSSLGWFNFLKKLGKEVKVVYKDPIPYFFDFLPGVEKVEVVGEPEVKEEFDWLIITDVSDPKRTGFESINAKKSLVIDHHITAEPFTDYAIVEPEISSTCELSYHIMKLIEPEAIDYSVALPIYTGIVTDTGSFGYSNTSPETHFVAAELMRKGVDPYFVIKNLFERNRINRFKLLELVLKTLSFALNNRVAHITLYQKFLKETGAYPEEAEGFISYPRSIAGVEVAVFFKEIEEGSWKVSLRSKGKVDVAQVAKKFGGGGHKMAAGYEVKGELKEIQEALFKELALSFEEAEFKELSS; encoded by the coding sequence ATGAGCAAGAGGCTGAGCCGTGAGGAGACCGCAGAGCTTATAAAGGGGATGAAGGGCAGAATAGCCGTAACAACCCACAAAAACCCCGACGGCGACGCGGTTGGAAGCTCTTTAGGTTGGTTTAACTTCCTGAAGAAGCTGGGAAAAGAGGTAAAGGTCGTATACAAAGACCCCATCCCCTACTTTTTCGACTTCCTCCCGGGAGTTGAGAAGGTAGAGGTTGTGGGAGAGCCGGAAGTTAAGGAGGAGTTCGACTGGCTGATAATCACCGACGTTTCAGACCCGAAAAGGACCGGCTTTGAGTCTATAAACGCGAAGAAGAGCCTTGTAATAGACCACCACATAACGGCAGAGCCGTTTACAGACTACGCAATAGTTGAGCCGGAGATTTCGAGCACCTGTGAGCTTTCCTACCACATTATGAAGCTCATAGAGCCCGAGGCCATAGATTACTCGGTTGCCCTGCCGATTTATACAGGGATAGTTACAGATACCGGGAGCTTCGGCTACTCAAACACCTCCCCCGAGACCCACTTCGTTGCAGCCGAGCTAATGAGGAAGGGGGTAGACCCTTACTTCGTTATAAAGAACCTGTTTGAGAGAAACAGAATCAACAGGTTTAAGCTTCTTGAGTTGGTTCTAAAGACACTCTCGTTTGCCCTCAACAACAGGGTGGCCCACATAACCCTCTACCAGAAGTTCCTCAAAGAGACCGGAGCCTACCCAGAGGAAGCGGAAGGCTTCATCAGCTACCCCCGCTCCATAGCCGGCGTTGAGGTGGCGGTTTTCTTTAAGGAGATTGAGGAGGGGAGCTGGAAGGTCTCTTTAAGGTCTAAGGGGAAAGTGGACGTGGCTCAGGTGGCCAAGAAATTCGGCGGCGGAGGCCACAAAATGGCCGCAGGTTACGAGGTGAAGGGAGAGCTAAAGGAGATTCAGGAGGCCCTCTTTAAGGAGCTGGCCCTCTCCTTTGAGGAGGCCGAGTTTAAGGAGCTCTCTTCCTAA
- the rbfA gene encoding 30S ribosome-binding factor RbfA → MRERRRERLKSVLVRELSQIIREEIDLPENLFVTVQGVELSKDGSKAKVFISALNREDAVRAVEQLNRAQGYIHHLLGKRLRLKVVPRPEFFVSPEVLL, encoded by the coding sequence ATGAGAGAGAGGAGAAGAGAGAGGCTAAAGTCCGTTCTGGTTAGGGAGCTATCCCAGATAATCCGCGAGGAGATTGACCTTCCCGAGAACCTCTTTGTCACGGTTCAAGGGGTAGAGCTCTCTAAGGACGGCAGCAAGGCCAAAGTGTTCATATCGGCCCTCAACAGGGAGGATGCGGTAAGAGCCGTTGAACAGCTCAACAGGGCACAAGGGTACATACACCACCTTTTGGGTAAAAGGTTAAGGCTGAAAGTTGTTCCAAGGCCCGAATTCTTCGTTTCACCAGAGGTGCTACTATGA
- a CDS encoding TldD/PmbA family protein: protein MVKLIEKAANLLRKQSVELFDIFLVESRGTAVEVKKGSVEKIRRSQKVGLAIRAVVEGRLGFAYTNDVSEEGIRIAIECAKENALYTSQDEYTFSMPQQAPDFDFPLADSAYNEIPITRKIELAAEVEERVLNYDPRVKRVRKASYADALSTVFYYNSNDHSFTYTTTNFSLSVLAAAEENGDSQIGWDYQSKRFFSELNPVEVAVNAADGAVELLGARPITSMKVPVIFKNAVFAELIETLSAGFLGTNVLRKKSLFAEKLGHEIASSALSIYDDPFQREGTGSAPFDDEGVATRKKAVVERGVLKNFLTDLYSAKKLGLPATGNGMRSSVGALPTSGITNLVVERGALGLEELVKTPEKVLVVTDAMGIHTINPISGEFSIGISGVFFKDGNRVTPVTGMTVAGNVNELLKGITQVGADLKWLGNVCSPSVLIKELTVSGE from the coding sequence ATGGTTAAACTGATAGAGAAGGCTGCAAACCTGCTCAGGAAGCAGAGCGTAGAGCTGTTTGATATCTTCCTCGTAGAGAGCAGGGGAACGGCGGTAGAGGTTAAAAAGGGAAGCGTTGAGAAAATCAGACGCTCTCAGAAGGTAGGCCTTGCCATAAGGGCCGTAGTTGAGGGGAGGCTCGGCTTTGCCTACACAAACGACGTAAGCGAAGAGGGAATCAGAATAGCCATAGAGTGCGCAAAGGAGAACGCCCTATACACCTCTCAAGACGAGTACACTTTCTCCATGCCCCAACAGGCACCGGACTTTGACTTCCCCCTTGCAGATTCCGCCTACAACGAGATTCCCATAACGAGGAAGATAGAGCTTGCCGCAGAAGTCGAGGAGCGGGTTCTTAACTACGACCCGAGAGTAAAGCGGGTGCGGAAGGCCTCTTACGCCGACGCCCTCTCTACCGTTTTCTACTACAACTCCAACGACCACAGCTTCACGTACACAACAACGAACTTCTCTTTGAGCGTTCTGGCCGCAGCCGAGGAAAACGGAGATTCCCAAATCGGGTGGGATTACCAGTCTAAACGGTTCTTCTCAGAGCTCAACCCGGTTGAGGTTGCCGTAAACGCTGCCGACGGAGCGGTTGAACTCCTCGGCGCAAGGCCCATAACCAGTATGAAGGTGCCGGTGATTTTTAAGAACGCGGTTTTCGCAGAGCTCATAGAGACCCTTTCGGCAGGGTTCCTCGGGACTAACGTTTTAAGGAAAAAGTCTCTGTTTGCAGAGAAGCTCGGCCACGAGATAGCAAGCTCGGCACTGAGCATATACGACGACCCCTTCCAGCGTGAGGGAACCGGAAGCGCCCCCTTCGACGATGAAGGCGTTGCAACAAGGAAGAAGGCCGTAGTTGAGAGGGGAGTTTTAAAGAACTTCCTCACAGACCTCTACTCGGCCAAAAAGCTGGGCCTGCCGGCAACGGGAAACGGCATGAGGAGTTCGGTTGGAGCCCTGCCAACTTCCGGAATCACCAACCTGGTGGTTGAAAGGGGCGCACTCGGGCTTGAGGAGCTGGTAAAAACGCCGGAGAAGGTCCTTGTTGTAACGGATGCAATGGGAATACACACAATCAACCCAATATCGGGAGAGTTCTCAATAGGAATAAGCGGCGTATTTTTCAAAGACGGCAACAGAGTTACTCCGGTAACGGGGATGACCGTTGCCGGTAACGTGAACGAGCTTCTGAAAGGTATAACCCAAGTGGGAGCCGACTTAAAGTGGCTGGGGAACGTATGTTCACCCTCGGTTCTCATTAAAGAGCTTACGGTAAGCGGAGAGTAG
- the thyX gene encoding FAD-dependent thymidylate synthase, with translation MEVLLLAVNAPPLEGEKELLRHSYFTFLVDGISRACSHQLVRHRVASYSQQSQRYVAMKKFPYVTPETLKGVEVEVGGRKLSYDDIMEEIGEFYEKLVDAGVPKEDARFVLPNACTTRIVFTMNGEELVHFLRLRTCSRAQWEIRKMAVKMLRKLRDRFPKLFGKVGPNCYYLGYCTEGKKSCGRPEEVRAFFSKLEGVENG, from the coding sequence GTGGAAGTTCTCTTGCTTGCCGTTAACGCTCCACCCCTTGAAGGGGAGAAGGAGCTTCTCCGCCACTCCTACTTCACCTTTCTCGTAGACGGAATCTCAAGGGCCTGTTCTCACCAGCTCGTAAGACACAGGGTTGCCTCCTACAGCCAGCAGTCTCAAAGGTACGTGGCAATGAAGAAGTTCCCCTACGTAACTCCAGAAACTTTAAAAGGGGTAGAGGTTGAGGTCGGGGGCAGAAAGCTGAGCTACGACGATATAATGGAGGAGATAGGGGAGTTCTACGAAAAACTGGTAGATGCAGGCGTGCCGAAAGAGGACGCAAGGTTCGTTCTCCCCAACGCCTGCACAACAAGAATAGTGTTCACGATGAACGGGGAGGAGCTTGTCCACTTCCTCAGGCTCAGGACCTGTTCCAGGGCCCAGTGGGAGATAAGGAAGATGGCCGTTAAGATGCTCCGGAAGCTCAGGGACAGGTTCCCGAAGCTCTTTGGTAAAGTAGGGCCGAACTGCTACTACCTCGGCTACTGCACCGAAGGGAAAAAGAGCTGCGGGAGGCCGGAGGAGGTAAGGGCCTTCTTCTCAAAACTCGAGGGGGTGGAAAATGGTTAA
- a CDS encoding deoxycytidylate deaminase, protein MPRPSWDEYFMSIAQMVATRSTCLRRQVGAVLVKDKRIISTGYNGPPSGLKHPEEVGCLREKLGIPSGERHELCRGLHAEQNAIIQAALHGVSTKGSVLYCTHCPCSLCVKMLINAGIEKVIYKEGYPDWLAKEIAKEANLPLIQFKG, encoded by the coding sequence TTGCCCCGTCCCTCGTGGGATGAGTACTTTATGTCGATAGCTCAAATGGTGGCAACCCGCTCCACCTGCTTAAGGAGGCAGGTGGGAGCGGTTCTCGTTAAAGACAAGAGAATAATATCCACCGGCTACAACGGCCCTCCCTCGGGACTAAAGCACCCCGAAGAGGTTGGGTGTCTGAGGGAGAAGCTGGGAATCCCCAGCGGGGAGCGACACGAGCTGTGCAGGGGGCTTCACGCCGAGCAGAATGCGATTATTCAGGCAGCCCTTCACGGCGTTTCAACTAAAGGTTCTGTCCTCTACTGTACCCACTGCCCCTGCTCCCTGTGTGTAAAGATGCTCATAAACGCCGGTATAGAGAAGGTGATTTACAAGGAAGGCTACCCCGACTGGCTCGCCAAGGAGATAGCGAAAGAGGCCAACCTCCCCCTCATCCAGTTCAAAGGGTGA
- a CDS encoding cytochrome c3 family protein encodes MRKTLLILLSVLAIPGVSEAKLKKSMKKECLVCHENWLLEAKVKSPKLLTKRAFAAADKLMCLSCHDGSMADDRLTFLGLNHFSHPVNKKVPEDFKIPKGFPLKDGKLYCGTCHTPHTKTGSEKKLDYTFMRYPNVNSALCIKCHEANSKHGMNHPILEDTKGKLKPEFALKIKELGGKVTRNGELQCESCHSAHRGRAKEALLEPVNRSQLCAVCHIDNVNSKEHPNFRNHPIHKKFPKGADLAFFKEQKAITESVECLTCHKVHKEKNKHLVVAEEGKLCILCHVEQKAVNLTKHNINGNSCKSCHTPHKAKGRELWSREIPENAFDYASLINAKGKDDILCLSCHYPQSVVDGKKVEDVGLLTHPTGKKVKEKVHLPLPGGTMSCTTCHDPHHAYNNSPKGKFLREPRLKLCYTCHKQEADVKNGPHGEIDKKRWKRGDCAACHNVHKAKGGYLSRVVYGEISPMEPPVDGFCLACHDPEGMAKHKIKQSVFNEHPVGVKNPTDKLPGKKVSCVTCHNPHTHKEELLRIPVRGSSQLCLTCHSDQNLKGTPHDLLNNREVKLTEKERKELLKKGACSACHTPHNPKFKVLWALEPGKGKTIGEKLCSSCHAKGGLAADKTVGKHTHPMGREVTEKNLKMIENSRLPLINQMTGHPAKRGEPGVLDCMTCHNPHNGADNERLTRYTVAGDSALCTACHVKEGAVIGTPHDMRVVHKDFKNALGKSVLKDGVCSACHVPHRAKDSLLWATEIKKVTDNRMSNYCLTCHSKGGVAEDKVVKYYTHPHKDVVLRNFNRPGRQGDWPLFTKDGKEVHVGGEIACETCHDPHVWSKWQKNPPGKPVEGTVINSFLRNRDVSGSICVDCHGLDALYRYKFFHYKQARSGKESYR; translated from the coding sequence ATGAGGAAAACGCTACTGATACTCCTGTCTGTTCTGGCCATACCGGGCGTTTCCGAGGCGAAGCTCAAAAAGAGTATGAAGAAGGAGTGTCTCGTCTGTCACGAGAACTGGCTCCTTGAGGCCAAGGTTAAGTCGCCGAAGCTCCTTACGAAAAGGGCTTTTGCCGCGGCCGACAAGCTCATGTGTCTGTCGTGTCACGACGGTTCAATGGCAGACGACAGGCTCACCTTTCTGGGCCTTAACCACTTCTCACACCCGGTAAACAAGAAAGTTCCCGAAGACTTTAAGATACCTAAAGGTTTCCCCCTTAAGGACGGAAAGCTCTACTGCGGAACCTGCCACACTCCCCACACGAAGACCGGTAGCGAGAAGAAGCTCGACTACACCTTTATGCGCTACCCCAACGTTAACTCCGCACTCTGTATCAAGTGTCACGAGGCCAACTCTAAGCACGGCATGAACCACCCAATACTGGAGGATACAAAGGGTAAACTGAAGCCCGAGTTTGCCCTGAAAATCAAGGAGCTCGGCGGAAAAGTAACCAGGAACGGCGAGCTTCAGTGTGAATCGTGCCACTCGGCCCACAGGGGAAGGGCCAAAGAGGCCCTTTTAGAGCCGGTTAACCGCTCCCAGCTGTGTGCAGTTTGCCACATAGACAACGTTAACTCGAAAGAGCACCCCAACTTCAGGAACCACCCGATACACAAGAAGTTCCCAAAAGGTGCAGACCTTGCCTTCTTCAAGGAGCAGAAGGCTATAACCGAGTCGGTTGAGTGTCTCACCTGCCACAAAGTCCACAAGGAGAAGAACAAACACCTTGTAGTGGCAGAGGAAGGGAAGCTCTGTATCCTCTGTCACGTAGAGCAGAAGGCGGTAAACCTTACAAAGCACAACATAAACGGCAACTCCTGTAAGAGCTGCCACACTCCCCACAAGGCTAAAGGAAGGGAGCTGTGGAGCAGGGAGATACCGGAAAACGCCTTCGACTACGCATCCCTCATAAACGCCAAGGGTAAAGACGATATCCTCTGTCTGTCCTGCCACTACCCGCAGAGCGTAGTAGACGGCAAAAAGGTTGAAGACGTAGGACTGCTCACACACCCGACCGGCAAAAAAGTTAAGGAGAAAGTCCACCTGCCGCTACCCGGCGGCACGATGAGCTGTACCACCTGTCACGACCCCCACCACGCATACAACAACAGCCCCAAGGGCAAGTTCCTGAGAGAGCCCCGGCTGAAGCTGTGTTACACCTGCCACAAACAGGAAGCCGACGTTAAGAACGGTCCCCACGGCGAGATAGACAAGAAGAGGTGGAAGAGAGGGGACTGTGCGGCGTGCCATAACGTCCATAAAGCCAAAGGCGGCTACCTATCCAGGGTCGTTTACGGTGAAATCTCACCGATGGAGCCTCCGGTAGACGGCTTCTGCCTCGCCTGCCACGACCCGGAGGGCATGGCTAAACACAAAATCAAGCAGTCGGTCTTTAACGAACACCCGGTTGGAGTTAAGAACCCGACAGATAAACTGCCGGGTAAGAAGGTATCCTGCGTTACCTGCCACAATCCCCACACCCACAAGGAGGAGCTCCTCAGGATTCCGGTTAGAGGAAGCTCCCAGCTGTGTCTCACCTGCCACAGCGACCAGAACCTCAAAGGAACACCCCACGACCTCCTCAACAACAGAGAGGTTAAGCTCACCGAGAAAGAGAGGAAAGAGCTCCTCAAGAAGGGAGCCTGCTCGGCATGCCACACTCCGCACAACCCCAAGTTCAAAGTCCTCTGGGCACTGGAGCCAGGCAAAGGCAAGACAATCGGTGAGAAGCTGTGTAGCTCCTGCCACGCCAAGGGCGGCTTAGCTGCCGATAAAACCGTAGGCAAGCACACCCACCCGATGGGTAGGGAGGTAACCGAGAAGAACCTCAAGATGATAGAGAACTCCAGGCTTCCGCTCATAAACCAGATGACCGGTCACCCGGCCAAGAGGGGTGAACCCGGCGTCCTCGACTGTATGACCTGCCACAACCCCCACAACGGCGCCGACAACGAAAGGCTCACCCGCTACACGGTTGCAGGCGACAGCGCACTGTGTACCGCCTGCCACGTTAAAGAGGGTGCAGTTATCGGAACTCCCCACGATATGCGCGTTGTCCATAAAGACTTTAAGAACGCTCTGGGCAAGTCGGTTCTCAAAGACGGAGTCTGCTCGGCCTGCCACGTTCCCCACAGGGCAAAAGACAGCCTCCTGTGGGCTACGGAGATTAAAAAGGTTACCGACAACAGGATGTCCAACTACTGTCTCACCTGCCACTCCAAGGGCGGCGTAGCAGAGGATAAGGTTGTTAAGTACTACACCCACCCCCACAAAGACGTTGTTCTGCGGAACTTCAACAGGCCCGGAAGGCAGGGAGACTGGCCGCTCTTCACAAAGGACGGCAAAGAGGTCCACGTGGGCGGAGAGATTGCCTGCGAAACCTGCCACGACCCGCACGTTTGGAGCAAGTGGCAGAAGAACCCGCCCGGAAAGCCTGTTGAGGGAACGGTTATTAACAGCTTCCTCAGGAACAGGGATGTTAGCGGCAGCATCTGCGTAGACTGCCACGGACTCGATGCCCTCTACAGGTATAAATTCTTCCACTACAAGCAGGCCCGCTCGGGCAAGGAATCCTACCGTTAA
- a CDS encoding NHL repeat-containing protein, whose translation MRKLLATLSAVLISASAVAGTITGNWKFPSDIAVSNGKLFVVDGLNNRIAVYDLYGEHETDIKVKNPFGIDAKDGLLYVVSQDGTLYVLDEYGNLEKKLHLEGRPIDVAKVGNRLFVTDGKTQTVDIYDLNGNLIKKVGGKGTAPGQFISIYTISASKDRVFVVDSVNAKVQEFDKNGNFVNSFGVFGIEEGDLFRPKGVAYCNGKLVVSDGITGAVQLFETAGGFDEVVAKGLYYPTSVACYKGEVFVLEPLKHKVSTFSIQGVK comes from the coding sequence ATGAGGAAACTGCTGGCAACGCTATCTGCCGTTTTGATATCCGCATCTGCGGTTGCGGGAACCATAACCGGTAACTGGAAGTTCCCCTCCGATATCGCGGTTTCCAACGGGAAGCTCTTTGTGGTAGACGGCCTCAACAACAGAATAGCCGTTTACGACCTCTACGGAGAGCACGAAACGGACATAAAGGTGAAAAACCCGTTCGGAATAGATGCAAAAGACGGGCTACTCTACGTGGTGAGCCAAGACGGAACCCTATACGTTTTAGACGAGTACGGTAACCTCGAGAAGAAGCTCCACCTTGAAGGACGTCCGATAGACGTGGCAAAGGTGGGCAACAGGCTGTTTGTCACAGACGGTAAAACCCAAACCGTAGATATCTACGACCTTAACGGCAACCTCATAAAGAAGGTGGGCGGCAAGGGAACCGCCCCCGGCCAGTTCATAAGCATCTACACCATAAGCGCTTCTAAGGACAGGGTCTTCGTTGTTGACTCTGTGAACGCGAAAGTCCAGGAGTTTGATAAAAACGGCAACTTCGTTAACTCCTTCGGTGTTTTCGGCATAGAGGAGGGAGACCTCTTCAGGCCGAAAGGTGTGGCCTACTGTAACGGTAAGCTGGTTGTAAGCGACGGTATTACCGGAGCCGTTCAGCTCTTTGAGACAGCAGGCGGATTTGACGAAGTTGTGGCGAAAGGGCTCTACTACCCTACTTCAGTAGCGTGCTACAAGGGAGAGGTTTTCGTTCTCGAGCCTCTGAAGCACAAAGTATCTACATTTAGTATTCAAGGGGTCAAGTAA
- a CDS encoding formate dehydrogenase subunit gamma: MGLWEAFKRRFRLRAEQDKLLIVDGEKIMIQKFTLFQRLLHVGIFSTFIWQIITGYPLKFYKVEWAKPLIALLGGIPGEMTIHRISGFIMFSDFLLTVLYLILILIANWDLAKKDFFGYFKIVPGPTDVTFVHYIKYLLGFRKVPPDWDEYIWVDKFDFWAVGWGMLAIGITGWILWLPEVFTGYLGLPPETIQIAYLMHSDEAVLALGWIALVHMYIVHYGPNKFPMDWIWLTGTASEVEWIEERPRSYRRIIKAVAENEPHLLEKYPFLKERYQFVLEVEKLPEEEMIKKMHEYAHHLLEKEVEGRNG; this comes from the coding sequence ATGGGACTCTGGGAGGCCTTTAAGAGAAGGTTCAGACTGAGAGCTGAACAGGATAAGCTCCTCATAGTAGACGGCGAGAAGATAATGATACAGAAGTTCACCCTCTTCCAGAGGCTACTTCACGTAGGTATCTTCTCCACCTTCATATGGCAGATTATCACCGGGTATCCCCTCAAGTTCTACAAGGTTGAGTGGGCAAAGCCCCTCATTGCCCTGCTGGGCGGCATTCCCGGTGAGATGACAATCCACCGCATATCCGGTTTCATAATGTTCTCCGACTTCCTCCTTACGGTTCTCTACCTGATTCTCATACTGATAGCCAACTGGGACCTGGCCAAGAAGGACTTCTTCGGTTACTTCAAGATAGTGCCCGGACCTACCGACGTGACCTTCGTCCACTACATCAAGTACCTGCTGGGCTTCAGGAAGGTGCCGCCAGACTGGGACGAGTACATCTGGGTAGACAAATTCGACTTCTGGGCGGTCGGTTGGGGTATGCTCGCCATCGGTATTACCGGCTGGATACTCTGGCTCCCGGAAGTGTTTACAGGCTACCTCGGCCTGCCCCCCGAGACGATTCAGATTGCCTACCTGATGCACTCCGACGAGGCGGTTCTGGCCCTCGGCTGGATTGCCCTGGTTCACATGTACATAGTCCACTACGGCCCCAACAAGTTCCCGATGGACTGGATTTGGCTTACTGGAACGGCCTCCGAGGTTGAGTGGATAGAGGAGAGGCCCCGCAGCTACAGGAGGATTATCAAGGCCGTTGCAGAGAACGAACCCCACCTGTTGGAGAAGTACCCGTTCCTTAAAGAGCGCTACCAGTTTGTCTTAGAGGTGGAGAAGCTCCCCGAAGAGGAGATGATTAAGAAGATGCACGAATACGCACACCACCTCTTAGAGAAGGAAGTTGAAGGGAGGAATGGATAA